In Candidatus Binatia bacterium, the genomic window TGCTGGCGAGTTCCGCGGCGTTTGCGGACAAATGGAACATGCCGACACGCTCGAACGAGCGGAACTATCAAACCCGGAACATCCTGCAGTTCGCCGCGGACGTGAAGAAGGCGACCGACGGCAAGGTCGACATCGTCGTTCATCCTGAGGATTCGCTGGTCAAGCAGCCCGAAGTGAAGCGCGCGGTCCAGACCGGGCAAATACAGATCGGTGAGTTGCTCATGTCCTTGCATTCGAACGAGGCCGCACTGTTCGGCGTCGACTCGGTGCCCTTCCTCGCGACCAACAACGCGGAGTACGCGAAACTTCTGAAAGTCGTGCGCCCGTTTCTCGAGGAGCGTCTCAAGAAGCAGGGCTTGCGCCTCTTGTTCGTGGTGCCGTTTCCCCCGAACTCGTTCTATACCGGGAAGGAGATCCACTCGACCTCTGACTTCAAGGGCCTGAGGTTCAGAGCCTTCAACCCGGTGACCGGCCGCCTGGCCGAACTCATGGGGGCGGTGCCGGTCACGGTGCAGCAGTC contains:
- a CDS encoding TRAP transporter substrate-binding protein, producing the protein LASSAAFADKWNMPTRSNERNYQTRNILQFAADVKKATDGKVDIVVHPEDSLVKQPEVKRAVQTGQIQIGELLMSLHSNEAALFGVDSVPFLATNNAEYAKLLKVVRPFLEERLKKQGLRLLFVVPFPPNSFYTGKEIHSTSDFKGLRFRAFNPVTGRLAELMGAVPVTVQQSEVPQAFSTGVIQAMITSSATGVDTQAWDFVKYFYDVKAMAPWDITIVNERVFGGLDKKTQDAVLAAGKIAEERGWKLQAEETGKLVATLKSKGMDVRQPSPALMAELNKIGEQLIAEWSKAAGEDGPKILDQFRKAN